A single window of Nicotiana sylvestris chromosome 5, ASM39365v2, whole genome shotgun sequence DNA harbors:
- the LOC138868737 gene encoding uncharacterized protein — protein sequence MQGIGSQMSVAYKDLCLFLDVHLPAGFKIPKFDLYNGQGDPVAHLRGYYSKMRGADGKDKLLMAYFSLSLSGAALEWYTRQDVSKWYTWDDMAQTFFRHFQYNIEIIPDRMSLTKMEKKPTIRIREYGLKWREQAARVNLLMEEKEMVEYFLQAQEPTYFGYFISAVGRPFNDVVKMGEMVKYGLKSSKIMSYSALKATTQAIQNDT from the coding sequence atgcaagggatagggagccagatgagcgtggcttacaaagacttgtgcttgtttctTGACGTCCACCTGCCTGCTGGGTTTAAGATaccaaagtttgatttgtataACGGGCAGGGAGATCCCGTGGCCCATTTGAGAGGTTACtacagtaagatgagaggcgccGATGGGaaggacaaattattgatggcatatttcagtttgagtctgagtggggcagctctggagtggtacacccgccaagacgtTAGcaagtggtacacatgggacgatatggctcagaCTTTTTTCCGGCACTTTCAATACAACATAGAAATTATCCCGGATCGCATGTCCCTCACCAAGATGGAAAAGAAGCCTACTATAAGAATTAGGGAATACGGGCTCAAATGGAGAGAACAAGCTGCTAGAGTCAATCTCCTgatggaagaaaaagagatggtcgagtactttcttcaagctcaagagccaacttactttgggtaTTTTATCTCGGCTGTGGGTaggccttttaatgatgtggtaaaaatgggagaaatggtaaaATATGGGTTGaagtcgagcaagatcatgagctattctgctttaaaagccacaacacaagcaattcagaacgacACATGA